From a single Serratia surfactantfaciens genomic region:
- the gmk gene encoding guanylate kinase: MAQGTLYIVSAPSGAGKSSLIQALLKTQPLYDTQVSVSHTTRDSRPGENHGEHYFFVSKDEFRRMIEQDAFLEHAEVFGNYYGTSRAAIEQVLATGVDVFLDIDWQGAQQIRAKMPQARSIFILPPSKEELGRRLRGRGQDSEEVIAKRMAQAVAEMTHYAEYDYLIVNDDFDLALSDLKTIIRAERLRLGRQLLRHDALISKLLAD, from the coding sequence TCAAGTCTGATTCAGGCTTTGTTAAAGACGCAACCGCTGTACGACACGCAGGTTTCGGTTTCGCACACCACGCGCGACAGCCGCCCGGGTGAAAATCACGGCGAGCACTATTTCTTCGTCTCGAAAGACGAATTCCGCCGGATGATCGAGCAGGACGCGTTTCTTGAGCACGCCGAAGTGTTCGGCAACTATTACGGCACCTCGCGCGCCGCCATCGAACAAGTGTTGGCGACCGGCGTAGACGTGTTTCTGGATATCGACTGGCAGGGCGCGCAGCAAATCCGCGCCAAAATGCCGCAGGCGCGCAGCATCTTCATTCTGCCGCCGTCGAAGGAAGAACTGGGCCGCCGCCTGCGCGGGCGCGGGCAGGATTCCGAAGAGGTGATCGCCAAGCGCATGGCTCAGGCCGTGGCGGAAATGACGCATTACGCGGAGTACGATTACCTGATCGTGAACGATGATTTCGATCTGGCGCTGTCCGATCTGAAGACCATCATTCGCGCCGAACGCCTGCGTTTGGGCCGCCAGTTGCTGCGGCATGACGCTTTAATCAGCAAACTATTGGCAGACTGA
- the rpoZ gene encoding DNA-directed RNA polymerase subunit omega, producing MARVTVQDAVEKIGNRFDLVLVAARRARQIQTGGKDALVPEENDKYTVIALREIEEGLITSQILDVRERQEQQEQEAAEIQAVTAIAEGRR from the coding sequence ATGGCACGCGTAACTGTTCAAGACGCTGTAGAGAAAATTGGTAACCGTTTTGACCTGGTGTTGGTCGCTGCTCGTCGGGCGCGTCAGATCCAGACCGGCGGCAAAGATGCACTGGTTCCGGAAGAGAACGACAAGTACACCGTTATCGCCCTGCGCGAAATCGAAGAAGGCCTGATCACCAGCCAGATCCTCGACGTGCGTGAGCGCCAGGAGCAGCAAGAGCAGGAAGCCGCAGAGATTCAAGCGGTTACCGCGATTGCTGAAGGTCGTCGTTAA
- the spoT gene encoding bifunctional GTP diphosphokinase/guanosine-3',5'-bis pyrophosphate 3'-pyrophosphohydrolase has protein sequence MYLFESLNLLIQRYLPEEQIKRLKQAYLVARDAHEGQTRSSGEPYITHPVAVACILAEMRLDHETLMAALLHDVIEDTPATYQDMEQLFGKSVAELVEGVSKLDKLKFQDKKEAQAENFRKMIMAMVQDIRVVLIKLADRTHNMRTLGSLRPDKRRRIARETLEIYSPLAHRLGIHHLKTELEELGFEALYPNRYRVIKEVVKAARGNRKEMIQKILSEIEGRLTEAGIACRVSGREKHLYSIYLKMHLKEQRFHSIMDIYAFRVIVKEVDTCYRVLGQVHSLYKPRPGRVKDYIAIPKANGYQSLHTSLIGPHGVPVEVQIRTEDMDQMAEMGVAAHWAYKEREQGETGTTAQIRAQRWMQSLLELQQSAGSSFEFIESVKSDLFPDEIYVFTPEGRIVELPAGATPVDFAYAVHTDIGHACVGARVDRQPYPLSQSLTSGQTVEIITAPGARPNAAWLNFVVSSKARAKIRQMLKNLKRDDSVGLGRRLLNHALGGSRKLAEIPQENIQHELDRMKLATLDDLLAEIGLGNAMSVVVAKNLQGDQSSLGASSGVRNLAIKGADGVLITFAKCCRPIPGDPIIAHVSPGKGLVIHHESCRNIRGYQKEPEKFMAVEWDKETEQEFIAEIKVDMFNHQGALANLTAAINAAESNIQSLNTEEKDGRVYSAFIRLTTRDRIHLANIMRKIRIMPDVIKVNRNRN, from the coding sequence TTGTACCTGTTTGAAAGCCTGAATCTGCTGATTCAACGTTACCTGCCCGAGGAGCAGATTAAGCGCCTCAAACAGGCATACCTCGTCGCGCGCGACGCGCACGAGGGCCAGACACGCTCCAGCGGTGAGCCCTACATTACTCACCCGGTCGCCGTGGCCTGCATCCTGGCGGAAATGCGTCTCGACCACGAGACGCTGATGGCGGCATTGCTGCACGACGTCATCGAAGACACCCCGGCCACCTATCAGGATATGGAACAGCTGTTCGGCAAGAGCGTCGCCGAACTGGTCGAGGGCGTCTCCAAGCTCGATAAGCTGAAATTCCAGGACAAGAAAGAAGCGCAGGCGGAAAACTTCCGCAAGATGATCATGGCGATGGTGCAGGATATCCGCGTCGTGCTGATCAAGCTGGCCGACCGTACGCACAACATGCGCACCCTCGGTTCTCTGCGCCCCGACAAACGCCGGCGCATCGCGCGTGAAACCCTGGAAATCTACAGCCCGCTCGCCCACCGTCTGGGTATTCATCACCTGAAAACCGAGCTGGAAGAGCTGGGCTTCGAGGCGCTGTACCCGAACCGTTATCGTGTGATCAAGGAAGTGGTGAAAGCCGCGCGCGGCAACCGCAAAGAGATGATTCAAAAAATCCTCTCCGAGATCGAAGGGCGGCTGACGGAAGCCGGCATCGCCTGCCGCGTCAGCGGGCGGGAAAAACACCTCTATTCCATCTACCTCAAGATGCACCTGAAAGAACAGCGGTTCCATTCCATCATGGATATCTACGCGTTCCGGGTGATCGTCAAAGAGGTCGATACCTGCTACCGCGTGCTCGGCCAGGTGCACAGCCTGTACAAGCCGCGTCCGGGGCGGGTGAAAGATTACATCGCCATTCCCAAGGCCAACGGCTATCAATCGCTGCATACCTCGCTGATCGGCCCGCACGGCGTGCCGGTCGAAGTGCAGATCCGCACCGAAGACATGGATCAGATGGCTGAGATGGGGGTGGCCGCGCACTGGGCTTACAAGGAAAGAGAACAGGGCGAAACCGGCACCACGGCGCAGATCCGCGCCCAGCGCTGGATGCAAAGCCTGCTGGAGCTGCAGCAAAGCGCCGGCAGTTCGTTTGAATTTATTGAGAGCGTCAAATCCGATCTGTTCCCGGATGAGATTTACGTTTTCACCCCGGAAGGCCGCATCGTCGAGCTGCCCGCCGGCGCCACGCCGGTCGACTTCGCCTATGCGGTGCATACCGATATCGGCCATGCCTGCGTCGGCGCGCGCGTCGATCGTCAGCCATACCCGCTGTCGCAGTCGCTGACCAGCGGCCAGACCGTCGAGATCATCACCGCACCGGGCGCGCGGCCTAACGCCGCCTGGCTGAACTTCGTGGTCAGCTCGAAAGCGCGCGCCAAAATTCGCCAGATGCTGAAGAATCTCAAGCGCGACGACTCCGTCGGCCTCGGCCGCCGTCTGCTCAACCACGCGCTGGGTGGCAGCCGCAAGCTGGCCGAAATCCCGCAGGAAAACATTCAGCACGAGCTGGACCGCATGAAGCTGGCGACGCTGGACGATCTGCTGGCGGAAATCGGCCTCGGCAACGCCATGAGCGTGGTGGTGGCGAAGAACCTGCAGGGCGATCAGTCCAGCCTGGGCGCGTCCTCCGGCGTGCGCAACCTGGCCATCAAGGGCGCCGACGGGGTGTTGATCACCTTCGCCAAGTGCTGCCGCCCGATTCCGGGCGACCCGATTATCGCTCACGTCAGCCCGGGCAAAGGGCTGGTGATCCACCATGAATCCTGCCGCAATATTCGCGGCTATCAGAAAGAGCCTGAGAAGTTCATGGCGGTCGAGTGGGATAAAGAGACCGAGCAGGAGTTCATCGCCGAAATTAAGGTGGATATGTTTAACCACCAGGGCGCGCTGGCCAACCTGACGGCGGCGATCAACGCGGCCGAGTCCAATATTCAGAGCCTGAACACCGAAGAGAAAGACGGTCGGGTTTATAGCGCCTTTATCCGCTTGACCACCCGCGATCGCATCCATTTGGCAAACATTATGCGTAAAATCCGTATCATGCCGGATGTGATCAAAGTTAACCGCAACCGAAACTAG
- the trmH gene encoding tRNA (guanosine(18)-2'-O)-methyltransferase TrmH — protein MSPERYARICEMLATRQPDLTVCLEQVHKPHNVSAIIRTADAVGVHQVHAVWPTTRMRTLVSSAAGSNSWVSVKTHRTIGDAVGHLKAQGMQILATNLSARAVDFREVDYTRPTCVLLGQEKTGITEEALALADQDIVIPMIGMVQSLNVSVASALILYEAQRQRQNAGLYRRDNSMLDEEEQQRLLFEGGYPVLANVAKRKGLPRPQIDEQGQVVASAEWWAAMQATVRK, from the coding sequence ATGAGTCCTGAACGCTATGCGCGGATTTGTGAAATGCTCGCGACCCGGCAGCCGGATTTGACGGTTTGCCTGGAGCAGGTGCACAAACCGCATAACGTCTCCGCCATTATCCGTACCGCCGACGCCGTCGGCGTGCATCAGGTCCACGCCGTGTGGCCCACCACCCGCATGCGCACCCTGGTTTCCTCCGCCGCCGGCAGCAACAGCTGGGTCAGCGTTAAAACCCACCGCACCATCGGCGACGCGGTCGGTCACCTGAAAGCGCAGGGCATGCAAATTCTGGCCACCAACCTGTCTGCGCGCGCGGTCGATTTCCGCGAGGTGGACTACACCCGGCCAACCTGCGTGCTGCTCGGCCAGGAAAAAACCGGCATCACCGAAGAAGCGCTGGCGCTGGCCGATCAGGACATCGTCATTCCGATGATCGGCATGGTGCAATCGCTCAACGTCTCCGTAGCCTCCGCGCTGATCCTGTATGAGGCGCAGCGCCAACGGCAAAACGCCGGCCTGTATCGCCGCGATAACAGCATGCTGGACGAAGAAGAGCAGCAGCGCCTGCTGTTCGAAGGCGGCTACCCGGTGCTGGCCAATGTGGCCAAACGCAAAGGGCTGCCGCGCCCGCAGATCGACGAACAGGGCCAGGTGGTCGCCAGCGCCGAATGGTGGGCGGCCATGCAGGCGACGGTGCGCAAATGA
- the recG gene encoding ATP-dependent DNA helicase RecG — protein MKGRLLDAVPLTTLSGVGASQAGKLAKLGLDTIQDLLLHLPLRYEDRTRLYPINDLLPGIYATVEGEVLRSDISFGRRRMLTCQISDGTGILTMRFFNFNAAMKNSLATGRRVTAYGEIKRGNHGAEIIHPEYRIQGETSEVELQESLTPVYPTTEGVRQATLRKLTDQALELLDTCAIAELLPPELSGGLMSLPQALHTLHRPPPDIQLADLELGKHPAQKRLILEELLAHNLSMLAVRAGAQSYRAQPLLPDDRLKNRFLAQLPFSPTGAQTRVVADIEADMQKDFPMMRLVQGDVGSGKTLVAALAALRAIAHGKQVALMAPTELLAEQHANNFRQWFEPLGLEVGWLAGKQKGKARIAQQEAIASGQVSMVVGTHAIFQEQVQFNGLALVIIDEQHRFGVHQRLALWEKGEEQGFHAHQLIMTATPIPRTLAMTAYADLDTSVIDELPPGRTPVTTVAIPDTRRADIIQRVKSACLEEGRQAYWVCTLIEESELLEAQAAEATWEELKTALPELKVALVHGRMKAQEKQAVMQAFKQGELQLLVATTVIEVGVDVPNASLMIIENPERLGLAQLHQLRGRVGRGAVASHCVLLYKTPLSKTAQTRLQVLRDSNDGFVIAQRDLEIRGPGELLGTRQTGSAEFKVADLLRDQAMIPEVQRVARHLHQHYPEHAQALIERWLPEKARYSNA, from the coding sequence ATGAAAGGCCGCCTGCTGGATGCTGTCCCACTCACCACGCTTTCCGGGGTTGGCGCCAGCCAGGCGGGCAAATTGGCCAAGCTTGGCCTCGATACCATTCAGGACCTGCTGCTGCACCTGCCGCTGCGCTACGAAGACCGCACCCGCCTCTATCCGATCAACGATTTGCTGCCGGGCATCTACGCCACGGTAGAAGGGGAAGTGCTGCGCAGCGACATCAGTTTCGGCCGCCGCCGCATGCTGACCTGCCAGATCAGCGACGGTACCGGCATCCTCACCATGCGGTTCTTCAACTTTAACGCCGCGATGAAGAACAGCCTGGCCACCGGCCGCCGCGTGACCGCCTACGGCGAGATCAAACGCGGCAACCACGGCGCGGAGATCATCCATCCGGAATACCGCATTCAGGGCGAAACCAGCGAGGTTGAGCTGCAGGAGTCGCTGACGCCGGTCTACCCCACCACCGAGGGGGTGCGGCAGGCCACGCTGCGCAAATTGACCGACCAGGCGCTGGAGCTGCTGGATACCTGCGCCATTGCCGAACTGCTGCCGCCGGAGCTGAGCGGCGGCCTGATGAGCCTGCCGCAGGCGCTGCACACCCTGCACCGCCCGCCGCCGGACATCCAGCTGGCGGATCTGGAGCTGGGCAAACACCCGGCGCAAAAACGCCTGATCCTCGAAGAGCTGTTGGCGCATAACCTCAGCATGCTGGCGGTGCGCGCCGGTGCCCAGAGTTACCGGGCGCAGCCGCTGCTGCCGGACGATCGGCTGAAAAACCGTTTTCTCGCCCAGCTGCCGTTCTCGCCGACCGGCGCGCAAACGCGCGTGGTGGCCGACATCGAAGCCGATATGCAAAAAGACTTCCCGATGATGCGGCTGGTGCAAGGCGACGTCGGCTCCGGCAAAACGCTGGTGGCGGCGCTGGCGGCGCTGCGCGCTATCGCGCACGGCAAGCAGGTAGCGCTGATGGCGCCAACCGAGCTGCTGGCCGAGCAGCACGCCAACAATTTCCGTCAGTGGTTCGAACCGCTGGGGCTGGAGGTCGGCTGGCTGGCCGGCAAACAGAAAGGCAAGGCGCGCATCGCGCAGCAGGAGGCCATCGCCAGCGGCCAGGTGTCGATGGTGGTCGGCACCCACGCCATCTTCCAGGAACAGGTGCAGTTCAACGGCCTGGCACTGGTGATCATCGATGAGCAGCACCGCTTCGGGGTGCATCAGCGGCTGGCGCTGTGGGAGAAAGGCGAAGAACAGGGCTTCCACGCCCATCAGCTGATCATGACCGCCACGCCGATCCCGCGCACGCTGGCAATGACCGCCTATGCCGATCTCGATACCTCGGTCATCGACGAGCTGCCGCCGGGCCGCACGCCGGTGACCACCGTCGCCATTCCCGATACCCGCCGCGCCGACATCATTCAACGGGTGAAGAGCGCCTGCCTGGAAGAGGGCCGGCAGGCTTACTGGGTGTGCACGTTGATCGAAGAGTCCGAACTGCTGGAGGCGCAGGCGGCGGAAGCCACCTGGGAAGAATTGAAAACCGCGCTGCCGGAGCTGAAGGTGGCGCTGGTGCACGGCCGCATGAAAGCTCAGGAGAAGCAGGCGGTGATGCAGGCGTTTAAACAGGGCGAGCTGCAGCTGTTGGTCGCCACCACGGTGATCGAAGTCGGCGTCGACGTGCCGAACGCCAGCCTGATGATTATCGAGAACCCGGAGCGGCTGGGTCTGGCGCAACTGCACCAGCTGCGCGGCCGCGTGGGGCGCGGCGCGGTGGCCTCACACTGCGTGCTGCTGTACAAAACGCCGCTGAGCAAAACCGCGCAAACGCGCCTGCAGGTGCTGCGCGACAGCAATGACGGCTTCGTCATCGCGCAGCGCGATCTGGAGATCCGCGGCCCGGGCGAGCTGCTCGGCACCCGCCAGACCGGCAGCGCCGAATTCAAAGTGGCAGACCTGCTGCGCGACCAGGCGATGATCCCCGAAGTGCAACGCGTCGCTCGCCACCTCCACCAGCACTATCCCGAACATGCCCAGGCGCTGATCGAGCGCTGGCTGCCGGAGAAGGCGCGCTACTCCAACGCATAA
- the gltS gene encoding sodium/glutamate symporter, translating into MFHLDTYGTLVAATLVLLLGGKCVRTIPLLRKYTIPAPVAGGLLVALLLLALKKLVNWEISFDMSLKDPLMLAFFATIGLNANLARLRAGGKVLVVFLFVVLGLLIVQNAIGIGMAKMLGLDPLMGLIAGSITLSGGHGTGAAWSKLFIERYGFENATEVAMACATFGLVLGGLIGGPVARYLVKHSSTPEGSPEDSVQPSGFEKPESGRLITSLVMIETIAMIAICLSLGQLIAGLLSGTVFELPNFVCVLFVGVILSNTLAFTGFYTVFERAVSVLGNVSLSLFLAMALMSLRLWELASLALPMLAILAVQTLVMALYAIFVTYRVMGKNYDAAVLAAGHCGFGMGATPTAIANMQAITDRFGPSHVAFLVVPMVGAFFIDIANAIVIKLYLLLPVFPAVG; encoded by the coding sequence ATGTTTCATCTTGATACTTATGGCACGTTAGTCGCGGCGACGCTGGTTTTGCTCCTCGGGGGCAAGTGCGTCAGGACCATTCCCCTGCTGCGAAAATATACCATTCCTGCTCCCGTCGCCGGCGGTTTGCTGGTGGCCCTGCTGCTGTTAGCCCTGAAAAAGCTCGTCAACTGGGAAATCAGTTTTGACATGTCGCTGAAGGACCCGCTGATGCTGGCCTTCTTCGCCACCATCGGTCTGAACGCCAACCTGGCGCGTTTGCGCGCCGGTGGCAAGGTACTGGTGGTGTTCCTGTTCGTGGTGCTGGGGTTGCTTATCGTGCAGAACGCCATCGGCATCGGCATGGCGAAAATGCTGGGGCTGGATCCGCTGATGGGCCTGATCGCCGGGTCGATCACCCTGTCGGGCGGGCACGGCACCGGGGCGGCCTGGAGCAAGCTGTTCATCGAGCGCTACGGTTTTGAAAACGCGACGGAAGTCGCCATGGCCTGCGCCACCTTCGGCCTGGTGCTGGGCGGCCTGATCGGCGGCCCGGTGGCGCGCTATCTGGTCAAACACTCCTCTACGCCGGAAGGCTCGCCGGAAGACAGCGTGCAGCCGAGCGGCTTCGAGAAGCCGGAAAGCGGCCGTCTCATCACCTCGCTGGTGATGATCGAAACCATCGCCATGATCGCCATCTGTCTAAGCCTGGGGCAGCTGATTGCCGGCCTGCTGAGCGGCACGGTGTTTGAACTGCCGAACTTCGTTTGCGTGCTGTTCGTCGGGGTGATCCTCAGCAACACGCTGGCCTTCACCGGTTTTTATACCGTGTTCGAGCGGGCGGTATCGGTGCTGGGCAACGTCAGCCTGTCGCTGTTCCTGGCGATGGCACTGATGAGCCTGCGCCTGTGGGAGCTGGCCTCGCTGGCGCTGCCGATGCTGGCGATCCTGGCGGTGCAGACGCTGGTCATGGCGCTGTACGCGATCTTCGTTACCTACCGGGTGATGGGTAAAAACTACGACGCGGCGGTGCTGGCTGCCGGCCACTGCGGCTTCGGCATGGGTGCCACGCCGACGGCGATCGCCAACATGCAGGCGATCACCGATCGTTTCGGCCCGTCGCACGTGGCGTTTTTGGTGGTACCGATGGTGGGGGCGTTCTTTATCGATATCGCCAATGCCATCGTCATCAAGCTGTATCTGCTGCTGCCGGTGTTCCCGGCGGTGGGGTGA
- a CDS encoding nucleobase:cation symporter-2 family protein, protein MSMSSSELDAARQAASEPRASELIYRLEDRPPLPQTLFAAGQHLLAMFVAVITPALLICQALGLPAQDTQHIISMSLFASGLASILQIKTWGPVGSGLLSIQGTSFNFVSPLIMGGLALKNGGADVPTMMAALFGTLMVASCTEILLSRVLHLARRIITPLVSGIVVMIIGLSLIQVGLTSIGGGYAAMNDHSFGSPKNLLLAGAVLAVIILLNRQRNPYLRVASLVIAMAVGYLLAWAMDMLPANAPAAPTAAITIPTPLYYGLGFDWNLLLPLMLIFMVTSLETIGDITATSDVSEQPVSGPLYMKRLKGGVLANGLNSMLSAVFNTFPNSCFGQNNGVIQLTGVASRYVGFVVALMLIALGLFPAVAGFVQHIPEPVLGGATIVMFGTIAASGVRIVSRERLNRRAIMIMALSLAVGMGVSQQPLILQFAPDWLKTLLSSGIAAGGITAIVLNLVFPQEHEKK, encoded by the coding sequence ATGAGCATGTCATCCTCCGAGCTTGATGCCGCGCGCCAAGCCGCCTCAGAACCCCGCGCCAGTGAACTGATTTATCGCCTGGAAGATCGCCCGCCGCTGCCACAAACGCTGTTTGCCGCCGGCCAGCATCTGCTGGCGATGTTCGTCGCGGTGATCACTCCGGCCCTGCTGATCTGCCAGGCGCTGGGCCTGCCGGCGCAGGATACTCAGCACATCATCAGCATGTCGCTGTTCGCCTCCGGTCTGGCTTCCATTCTGCAAATCAAAACCTGGGGGCCGGTGGGCTCCGGGCTGCTGTCGATTCAGGGCACCAGCTTCAACTTCGTTTCGCCGCTGATCATGGGCGGTCTGGCGCTGAAAAACGGCGGCGCCGACGTGCCGACCATGATGGCCGCGCTGTTCGGCACCCTGATGGTCGCCTCCTGCACCGAAATTCTGCTGTCGCGCGTGCTGCATCTGGCGCGCCGCATCATCACCCCGCTGGTTTCCGGCATCGTGGTGATGATCATCGGCCTGTCGCTGATTCAGGTCGGCCTGACTTCGATCGGCGGCGGCTATGCCGCGATGAACGATCACAGCTTCGGCTCGCCGAAAAACCTGCTGCTGGCCGGCGCGGTGCTGGCGGTAATCATCCTGCTGAACCGCCAGCGCAACCCTTACCTGCGCGTGGCTTCGCTGGTGATCGCCATGGCGGTCGGCTATCTGTTGGCCTGGGCGATGGACATGCTGCCCGCCAACGCGCCGGCGGCGCCCACGGCGGCGATCACCATCCCCACGCCGCTCTATTACGGCCTGGGCTTCGACTGGAACCTGCTGCTGCCGCTGATGCTGATCTTTATGGTCACCTCGCTGGAAACCATCGGCGACATCACCGCCACTTCCGACGTCTCCGAACAGCCGGTCAGCGGGCCGCTGTACATGAAGCGCCTGAAGGGCGGCGTGCTGGCCAACGGCCTGAACTCGATGCTGTCGGCAGTGTTCAACACCTTCCCCAACTCCTGCTTCGGCCAGAACAACGGCGTGATCCAGCTGACCGGCGTCGCCAGCCGCTACGTCGGCTTCGTGGTGGCGCTGATGCTGATCGCGCTGGGGCTGTTCCCGGCGGTTGCCGGCTTCGTGCAGCACATCCCTGAGCCGGTGCTAGGCGGCGCGACCATCGTGATGTTCGGCACCATCGCCGCCTCCGGCGTGCGCATCGTGTCGCGCGAGCGCCTGAACCGCCGCGCCATCATGATCATGGCGCTGTCGCTGGCCGTCGGCATGGGCGTCTCCCAGCAGCCGCTGATCCTGCAGTTCGCGCCGGACTGGCTGAAAACCCTGCTCTCTTCCGGTATCGCCGCCGGTGGTATTACCGCCATCGTGCTGAACCTGGTGTTCCCGCAGGAACACGAGAAAAAGTAA
- a CDS encoding AsmA family protein translates to MKFIGKLLLTLLLLMVLAAVVLYLVGQTRWAAGRLSAWISGNSEYRLSIGKITHSWSQPDQIALEEVQLARNGQPQALVAKRVDLGLSLRQITEPRYFHSVTLRDGTLNVQPQAAALPVQADVLQLSNMALQSNDNEWQLNAQQVNAGITPWRPLAGHLLGDNNQFQFSAGSMTLNGIPASKVLVQGEQKQGQLLLNNFGADLAQGDLTGVASRAVDGSWQVDRLRLSGVRLQTPLTLAEFMQRFTTLPPVTLKRFDLIDARLEGKAWAFNDLDLSLQNVSVEKGDWRSEDGSLNFNAGDVINGGFHLIDPIATLRLSSAGIAIQQFTTRWEGGLLRASGSWLRAGKRLQLDEVAMAALEYTLPIDWRELWLKPLPDWLNEVYVTKLTTNRNLIIDINPAFPFQITALDGYGSNLLLARDHQWGVWSGSLNLNGSEATFNKIDVRRPSLALNADASQINVTELSAFMPNGLLEAKASVDQLPGKPFQLTLHGRSVPLNTLQQWGWQPVPLTGDGNLELQLKGLLNSDGPFKASLKGNLQATAGDGQTVNQQLP, encoded by the coding sequence ATGAAATTTATCGGAAAGCTGTTGCTGACGTTGCTGCTGCTGATGGTGCTGGCGGCGGTGGTGCTGTATCTGGTGGGGCAAACCCGCTGGGCGGCAGGCCGCCTGAGCGCCTGGATCAGTGGCAACAGCGAATACCGCCTGTCGATAGGAAAAATCACCCATTCGTGGAGCCAGCCGGACCAGATCGCTCTGGAAGAGGTGCAGCTGGCGCGCAACGGCCAGCCGCAGGCGCTGGTCGCCAAACGCGTCGATCTCGGCCTCAGCCTGCGCCAAATCACCGAACCGCGCTATTTCCACAGCGTCACGCTGCGCGACGGCACGCTGAACGTGCAGCCGCAGGCGGCGGCGCTGCCTGTACAGGCTGACGTACTGCAGCTGAGCAACATGGCGTTGCAGTCCAACGATAACGAGTGGCAGCTCAACGCGCAGCAGGTCAACGCCGGCATCACGCCATGGCGCCCGCTGGCCGGCCATCTGCTGGGGGACAACAACCAGTTCCAGTTCAGCGCCGGCTCGATGACGCTGAACGGCATTCCCGCCTCGAAGGTATTGGTGCAGGGAGAGCAAAAGCAGGGTCAGCTGCTGTTGAACAACTTTGGCGCCGACCTGGCGCAGGGCGACCTGACCGGCGTGGCCAGCCGCGCCGTCGACGGCAGCTGGCAGGTGGATCGCCTGCGGCTGAGCGGCGTACGCCTGCAAACCCCGTTGACGCTGGCGGAGTTCATGCAGCGCTTCACCACCTTGCCACCGGTCACCCTCAAGCGGTTCGATCTGATCGACGCGCGCCTGGAGGGCAAAGCGTGGGCGTTTAACGATCTCGATCTGTCGCTGCAAAACGTCAGCGTCGAAAAGGGCGACTGGCGCAGCGAGGACGGCTCGCTCAACTTCAATGCCGGCGATGTGATCAACGGCGGCTTCCACCTGATCGACCCGATCGCCACCCTGCGGCTCTCTTCCGCCGGCATCGCCATTCAGCAGTTCACCACCCGCTGGGAAGGCGGCCTGTTGCGCGCCTCCGGCAGCTGGCTGCGCGCCGGCAAACGCCTGCAGCTGGATGAAGTGGCCATGGCGGCGCTGGAATACACTCTGCCGATCGACTGGCGCGAGCTGTGGCTGAAACCGCTGCCGGATTGGCTGAACGAGGTGTACGTCACCAAGCTGACCACCAACCGCAATCTGATCATCGACATCAACCCGGCGTTCCCGTTCCAGATCACCGCGCTGGACGGCTACGGCAGCAACCTGCTGCTGGCGCGCGACCACCAGTGGGGCGTGTGGTCCGGCTCGCTGAACCTGAACGGCAGCGAGGCCACCTTCAACAAAATCGACGTGCGACGCCCTTCGCTGGCGCTGAACGCCGACGCCAGCCAGATCAACGTCACCGAGCTCAGCGCCTTTATGCCGAATGGGCTGCTGGAGGCCAAAGCGAGCGTCGATCAGCTGCCGGGCAAACCGTTCCAGCTGACGCTGCACGGCCGCTCGGTACCGCTCAATACCTTGCAGCAATGGGGATGGCAGCCGGTGCCGCTGACGGGCGACGGCAACCTCGAACTGCAGTTGAAAGGGCTGTTGAACAGCGACGGGCCGTTCAAAGCTTCATTGAAGGGCAATCTGCAGGCCACCGCCGGCGATGGCCAAACGGTGAACCAACAGCTGCCGTAA